The following proteins are co-located in the Malus sylvestris chromosome 13, drMalSylv7.2, whole genome shotgun sequence genome:
- the LOC126595008 gene encoding UDP-glucose 6-dehydrogenase 5-like, translating to MVKICCIGAGYVGGPTMAVIALKCPDIEVAVVDISVSRINAWNSDTLPIYEPGLDDVVKQRREKNLFFSTDVEKHVMEADIVFVSVNTPTKTQGLGAGKAADLTYWESAARMIADVSKSDKIVVEKSTVPVKTAEAIEKILTHNSKGINFQILSNPEFLAEGTAIEDLFKPDRVLIGGRETPAGQKAIQALKSVYAHWVPEERIICSNLWSAELSKLAANAFLAQRISSVNAISALCEATGANVQEVAHAVGKDTRIGPKFLNASVGFGGSCFQKDILNLVYICECNGLPEVANYWKQVIKINDYQKSRFVNRVVSSMFNTVSGKKIAILGFAFKKDTGDTRETPAIDVCKGLLGDKARLSIYDPQVSEDQIQRDLSMKKFDWDHPIHLQPQSPPAVKQVGVAWDAYAATKDAHGICILTEWDEFKSLDYQQIYDQMQKPAFVFDGRNVVDAEKLRQIGFIVYSIGKPLDEWLKDMPAVA from the coding sequence ATGGTGAAGATCTGCTGCATTGGAGCTGGATATGTTGGTGGGCCTACTATGGCTGTGATTGCCCTTAAGTGCCCAGATATTGAAGTAGCTGTTGTTGACATTTCTGTGTCAAGGATCAATGCCTGGAACAGTGATACTCTCCCCATATATGAGCCAGGCCTTGATGATGTGGTGAAGCAGCGCAGAGAAAAGAACCTCTTCTTCAGCACTGATGTTGAAAAACATGTTATGGAGGCAGACATTGTCTTTGTTTCTGTCAACACGCCCACCAAAACCCAGGGTCTTGGAGCTGGTAAAGCAGCTGATCTTACCTACTGGGAGAGTGCTGCTCGTATGATTGCAGATGTTTCGAAGTCTGACAAAATTGTGGTTGAGAAATCAACGGTCCCAGTTAAAACAGCTGAGGCCATCGAAAAGATTCTGACCCACAACAGCAAAGGCATCAACTTCCAAATTCTTTCAAATCCTGAGTTCCTTGCTGAGGGAACTGCAATCGAGGACCTTTTTAAGCCAGACCGTGTCCTCATTGGAGGACGGGAAACCCCAGCGGGTCAGAAGGCAATTCAAGCACTCAAGTCAGTCTATGCCCATTGGGTCCCTGAAGAAAGAATCATCTGCTCTAACTTGTGGTCTGCTGAGCTTTCAAAGCTTGCTGCCAACGCCTTCTTGGCACAGAGGATATCTTCTGTTAATGCCATATCTGCACTCTGTGAGGCAACTGGTGCAAATGTCCAAGAAGTGGCACATGCTGTTGGCAAGGACACAAGAATTGGGCCCAAGTTTTTAAATGCCAGTGTTGGTTTTGGCGGGTCTTGCTTCCAGAAGGATATCTTGAACTTGGTATATATCTGCGAGTGTAATGGCCTTCCCGAGGTAGCAAATTACTGGAAACAAGTCATTAAGATCAATGACTACCAGAAGTCTCGGTTTGTGAACCGTGTGGTTTCCTCAATGTTCAACACAGTCTCGGGTAAGAAGATTGCAATTCTGGGATTTGCCTTCAAGAAGGACACTGGTGACACCAGGGAGACCCCAGCCATTGATGTGTGCAAAGGGCTGTTGGGTGACAAGGCCCGGTTGAGCATCTATGACCCTCAGGTGAGTGAGGATCAAATCCAGAGGGATCTTTCTATGAAGAAGTTTGATTGGGACCATCCCATTCATCTTCAACCTCAGAGCCCCCCTGCTGTGAAGCAAGTTGGTGTAGCCTGGGATGCTTATGCGGCAACAAAGGATGCTCACGGAATCTGCATCCTGACCGAGTGGGATGAGTTCAAGAGTCTTGATTACCAACAGATTTATGATCAGATGCAGAAGCCTGCATTTGTGTTCGATGGAAGGAACGTGGTGGATGCTGAGAAGCTGAGGCAAATTGGGTTCATTGTTTACTCGATTGGAAAGCCCCTGGACGAGTGGCTCAAGGACATGCCCGCTGTGGCGTAA
- the LOC126595009 gene encoding uncharacterized protein LOC126595009: MGFKRPFDDVEFQELPYKHSRQHEFGDRCSPFFDAVSCYGAPRKTYVSGENGSGDCKSQWLEVLEKYTVAEDSTAANKGCVPFSLVTRSYGEEDVRSGPDAYSPSAEDFKFEFPRRTCVPFKDAYSSLFDLSPRKQVPVGPDHQARIPLWSGRMKSTDQKDEIYNNNISLQSLESEKTVNNDSEEKLLGTCVIPMPESNLSALECDKVGFGRTDCSCLDAGTVRCVRQHVMEAREELRRTLGNEKFVKLGFCEKGEEVARRWSEEEEQAYLEVVYSNPASLGRKFWKQLSAVFPSRSKRELVSYYFNVFMLRRRGTQNRSSILEIDSDDDEWHGNNGDSNDAPDAEDDEDSVIESPYYQDDRVGNEEDYSEEDDSSDGGDSDGDVGHVEGDSSKADGRIDHVSQSYMLKSVKEGKFDTLGDWEKNSGCTGDEFDFQDDSCVSFEFQSNIHDSRSKCLDTQPDASSDAAGHAYLLEPCNAKVWDGRFGVDTMKGDDLLPTWSMIEDIFDQGMAADYKMTDERKAPAGG, encoded by the exons ATGGGATTCAAAAGGCCCTTTGATGATGTCGAGTTCCAGGAGCTTCCTTATAAGCACTCAAGACAACATGAATTCGGTGATAGGTGCTCACCATTCTTTGATGCTGTTTCTTGTTATGGTGCTCCCCGAAAAACATATGTTTCAG GTGAGAATGGGAGTGGTGATTGTAAGTCCCAGTGGCTTGAGGTTCTTGAAAAATATACTGTTGCTGAAGATTCAACAGCTGCCAACAAGGGTTGTGTTCCCTTCTCATTGGTTACCAGGAGTTATGGTGAAGAAGATGTGCGTTCTGGACCAGATGCTTATTCACCTTCTGCTGAGGATTTCAAATTTGAATTCCCAAGGAGAACATGTGTTCCTTTCAAGGATGCTTATTCTTCTTTGTTTGACCTCTCTCCAAGGAAACAAGTTCCGGTTGGACCAGATCATCAGGCCAGGATACCTTTATGGAGTGGACGCATGAAATCGACGGATCAGAAAGATGAGATTTATAACAACAACATTTCCTTGCAATCTTTGGAATCAGAAAAGACTGTGAACAATGATAGTGAGGAAAAGCTTTTAGGGACTTGTGTCATTCCAATGCCTGAGTCAAACCTCTCAGCACTTGAGTGTGATAAGGTTGGATTTGGTCGAACAGATTGTAGCTGCCTGGACGCAGGTACAGTCAGGTGTGTGCGACAGCATGTCATGGAAGCACGGGAAGAACTTAGAAGAACTCTTGGAAATGAAAAGTTTGTCAAGTTGGGGTTTTGTGAGAAGGGGGAGGAAGTGGCACGAAGATGgagtgaagaagaagagcaGGCCTATCTTGAGGTTGTTTACTCTAATCCTGCATCATTGGGGAGGAAGTTTTGGAAGCAGTTGTCTGCAGTGTTCCCTTCTCGTAGTAAAAGGGAACTGGTCAGCTATTATTTTAATGTGTTTATGCTTCGCAGGCGGGGCACTCAGAACAGATCTAGTATACTAGAAATAGATAGTGATGATGATGAGTGGCATGGAAACAATGGAGATTCCAATGACGCACCAGAtgctgaagatgatgaagaCTCCGTTATTGAGTCTCCTTATTATCAAGATGATCGTGTGGGCAATGAAGAAGATTACTCTGAAGAAGATGATAGTAGTGATGGTGGCGACAGTGATGGTGATGTGGGGCATGTTGAAGGAGATTCTAGCAAAGCGGATGGCAGGATAGATCATGTATCGCAATCATACATGCTGAAGTCAGTTAAAGAAGGAAAGTTTGATACACTTGGGGATTGGGAAAAGAATTCAGGGTGTACTGGAGACGAATTTGATTTCCAAGATGACTCATGTGTATCTTTCGAATTTCAGTCCAATATCCATGATTCTCGCAGCAAATGCTTGGATACCCAGCCTGATGCATCCAGTGATGCAGCTGGTCATGCATATTTATTGGAGCCTTGCAACGCTAAAGTTTGGGATGGAAGGTTCGGGGTGGACACCATGAAAGGCGATGATCTACTGCCAACGTGGAGTATGATTGAAGACATATTTGATCAAGGAATGGCGGCGGATTACAAGATGACGGATGAGCGCAAGGCACCAGCCGGTGGCTAG
- the LOC126595010 gene encoding uncharacterized protein LOC126595010 has protein sequence MMKKNPTMEEEDQNDQNQKKKFVCRFCSKRFRCGKSLGGHIRTHLKILNKKPVIEKEEEEEDDEIIAKAAARIVKFSPFDGGNSGYSLRENPKKTWRFSDAGPTFQLQQEKVCKECGKGFQSLKALCGHMACHSEKEKLMNKFEEISEFSEKQKLLDVMDSQSDTETSAPTRQRRISKRLKQQNLDVYSSVANGGSSSGGSGIEQEQQEVALSLMMLSRDSGGKGGLNSFAESSDNNSVILEAKSSSIDMRINTKEGLNCAYKVSDVMGMKRVREKKLKSEEIEVSDNSDSGYFRHEQPKKVDSDVSVDGFFRNGEFHKGRAEFGSRIEGYESYDVKLRKGFRVESELGKDVSNAEARSPDQVHRDRGTLKYALRKTTKNTTFHRPIVDDSSNVEPCRNARKSGKYECLTCNKTFHSHRALGGHRASHTKTNAYSESIYESGENSVDTDPSPVLTPECSKLADQHCSGKKPMNDQDFSGSAKRSSETKKSKGHECPFCFKVFKSGQALGGHKRSHFVGGCEVKTVVLGQQEPDQPPPHEAEITARFDLNLPAPMEDEANDHFGYMAW, from the coding sequence ATGatgaaaaaaaatccaaccatGGAAGAAGAAGATCAGAACGATCAGAACCAGAAAAAGAAATTTGTCTGCAGGTTTTGCAGCAAAAGATTCCGTTGTGGGAAGTCATTGGGTGGTCACATAAGAACCCATCTGAAGATTCTGAACAAAAAACCAGTtattgaaaaagaagaagaggaagaagacgaTGAAATTATAGCCAAAGCTGCTGCTAGGATTGTAAAGTTTTCACCTTTTGATGGTGGGAATTCTGGGTACTCTCTCAGAGAAAATCCCAAGAAAACATGGAGGTTTTCGGATGCGGGCCCTACTTTCCAATTGCAGCAGGAGAAAGTGTGCAAAGAATGCGGCAAAGGGTTTCAGTCACTGAAAGCTCTGTGTGGTCACATGGCTTGTCACTCGGAGAAGGAGAAGCTGATGAACAAGTTTGAAGAAATCTCAGAGTTCAGTGAGAAACAGAAGCTGCTTGATGTAATGGACAGTCAGTCGGATACTGAGACATCGGCTCCTACGAGGCAGAGAAGGATttccaaaagattgaagcagcaGAATCTGGATGTTTACTCTTCTGTGGCAAATGGTGGTTCTTCGTCTGGTGGTTCCGGAATTGAGCAAGAACAGCAAGAGGTTGCTCTTAGTTTGATGATGCTGTCACGCGATTCGGGTGGTAAAGGGGGTTTGAATTCGTTTGCTGAATCTTCAGACAACAACTCTGTGATTTTGGAGGCCAAATCTTCGTCTATCGATATGAGGATTAATACTAAGGAAGGTCTGAACTGTGCCTATAAAGTGAGTGATGTTATGGGGATGAAGAGagttagagagaaaaagttgaAGTCCGAGGAGATTGAGGTTTCTGACAATTCTGATTCTGGGTATTTTAGACATGAGCAACCTAAGAAAGTTGATTCGGATGTTTCGGTTGATGGGTTTTTTAGGAATGGTGAATTTCACAAGGGTAGAGCAGAATTTGGATCCAGAATTGAGGGATATGAGTCCTATGATGTGAAATTAAGGAAGGGTTTTCGTGTCGAATCTGAATTAGGGAAGGATGTGTCAAATGCAGAAGCTCGTAGTCCTGATCAAGTGCATAGAGATAGAGGGACTTTGAAGTATGCACTGAGAAAGACAACCAAGAATACAACTTTTCACAGACCAATTGTCGATGATTCGTCCAATGTCGAACCCTGCAGAAATGCGCGAAAGAGCGGAAAATACGAGTGCTTGACATGTAACAAAACGTTCCATTCTCATAGGGCTCTTGGGGGGCACAGAGCAAGTCACACCAAGACCAATGCCTACTCTGAGTCCATTTATGAGAGTGGGGAAAACAGCGTAGACACTGATCCCTCCCCAGTTCTGACACCCGAATGCAGCAAGCTTGCTGATCAGCATTGCAGTGGGAAAAAACCAATGAATGATCAGGACTTCAGTGGCAGTGCAAAGAGAAGTTCAGAGACCAAGAAAAGCAAGGGGCATGAGTGTCCATTCTGCTTCAAGgttttcaagtcaggccaaGCTTTGGGAGGTCACAAAAGGTCACATTTTGTTGGAGGATGTGAAGTCAAAACTGTGGTACTTGGGCAACAAGAACCCGATCAACCCCCTCCTCATGAGGCTGAAATCACAGCACGATTTGATCTCAATCTTCCAGCTCCAATGGAGGATGAAGCAAATGACCATTTTGGGTACATGGCATGGTAG